The Musa acuminata AAA Group cultivar baxijiao chromosome BXJ2-5, Cavendish_Baxijiao_AAA, whole genome shotgun sequence genomic interval TATAACatgagagagaggagggggggggaaAGATGCATTAGCATTGCCGTGAGTCGaataatatgaagaagaagactgGTTGATGAAATTTAGCTACTTACTTCTCCTCCCACAGCTTCAAGACGAAATGAGTCAGCGCAGGAGATGCTAGCATCCAACACCTCAAGTCCAAGTTCCTCGAATGCCTCGAGAACGGAGACAAGCAATCCCGGGCGGTTCTTATCACAGAATACATTGATTAAGAAACCCTTTTCTAGGGTTTCGACGGTAACCTGCAGAGATGTAGAGTGAGGAAAAATGATTGATCGACTATGATTTACTCCACAGGTCTGTGGCGAATAATGTATACGAATTATGAACCGGGTTTTACTGATGAAGTAACTAGCTATAATCATATCAGAAGAGGTACCATGGGCAAGCAGCTTTCTTCCGCGAGATCTCGCTTGCATGCTTCGATGTTTTGCTTCAACTCTTCAATATATTTCAACGCATCTACTATAATAGATGCTTTGCTTGGCTACGAGGAAAAGGCAGCAAGAAAAAGGAGCATTAGATGATGCTATAAGTGTATTACCGAGTGCGGAACGCATCGGCTATACATCAGTGGAGCAGTGGATTGATACTAATCGTACGCTTGAAACTTATTAATTATAACCTACAGACAACGCATTTCGAATACGGAtgttgagaaagagagagagagagagagagagagagagagagagagaaggaaaaaaaatatatagaggaGAAAGTAGTGGTTGATTATCTTCATAATTTGTTTAAGCGGCAGGTGCTTCCGATCTTGTTTTCTGCTCAGTTTCGCTTTCCGATGTTTTCTTAATATTTTCTGGTCTCAAAAAATCTAGAAATGTAAGGGAAGAATTCTCATACAAGAATTGCCAAGTAATATCTTTTGCTCAGAGTTGTAGGTGGCAATGTCAAAAGGTTGGCAGCAAGAAACCACAGCATAATATCTGTTCCTCTTGCATGACAAGGACAAATCTGAAGGCCACGAAATCCAGAGTAGGGTCGTCAttgagcaaacaaaaaaaaaactaatagctTTAGAACATGATCAGAAGCGCGGCTGCACGAATACATCAAGAATCAAAATGTTAATCATCTCGAAATCAAAGCACACCACTACGCACCGCGCTAGAGTTGGCAACAGAACGAAGAAGCTGCAGCCTCTCATGCAGAACCCCTTTCTTTTGCTCCCTCGATGTCATCTTTCTCTTTCGCTTCCCTCCCTCCGCGCTTTTGTGGGTAGGATTGCTCGGAGTAGGGAGGAGCTCTCGCATCCTTATATTTGTCACCTACAGTGTTCCCGAGACACTGTTAGGTGATAAACTAGGTAGGGGTCATGAATTACCAAAACTAATCCACTTGGAATCTTACACGAGTGCCGGACCGTTTCTGCCATGAAAATATAGTTCCTTTTGGATAACCTGCACATTTAACATACAGACAAACTTGGTTGACCTTTTGGATAACCTGTACATTTAACATACATACATAGTTCCTTTTAGATAACCATGGGGACATTGCTCCTCGTTGCTGAGCTGTTTTCTTTTTTCCTGCTCACACTTGGTTGACCTTGGAAAATGATCACTGTACTGCCGCATCAAAGCGATGAATAATTGTCATCCTTTCTTCTATCGCATTGCTATCATCTGGTACGTTGACATCGGGTACATTTAGTAGTAGGGGTAAGTCTGACATGAAATTGACATCGGTTACGTACGCAGGTTACTTCGTGTACGCCATGCATCCATTCTAGGCAATTTTCTTCTTTGTTACGGAAGAAGAACGTACGGTTATGCTGATGTATTAATCTTTCACAGTTTTTGCCATCTTCACGGAACCAATACAGTGGAAAAAATACATTGGCTAATAGTCCAAGCATTACTTTTGTCACGCCAAACATTCTATTGCTTCAGAAAACAAGGAAATCCCATGGTGAAACTAAACCGGTACCATATGTCAACAAGGTCGACATCGCGTTCCCCCCATGGAACTGCTGCTTGTTTGGCTTATCAACACCATTAACTCTGCGTGTCCCCCCACAGCAGCAATAATTGCAGCAATTATAACTAGCGAACCCATCTACTACTTGAGAATCTTCGAGTGCCAGTATCCATACATCCGTCCTGTTCGAATCATTCATTAGAAACGAGGAGAAGGATGCTAACAAGAGTGCTGTAGGGAGCTCATAATGCTTGTAAATTTGCCTGATGCATGAACGCAAGAGGATGGTTAGCAGCAAGCAGAAACTTGGTCCAAAATGCTAAGCACCCACTGACAATCAGTGGTTATAATAAGGAGTATGGGGTAGCGcggaaagagggagagggaaggagaggaaTCTGATGTGGTGCTCGTGATAGGGGCAGAATGGAAAGCGTCAAGGGGAGGTTGTTTGGGCGTGGCGAGGAGGACCTTTGTGGGCAAGGCGACGCCTGTTTTGGATCTTGTTTGCCACGATGAGTTGTGAATGCCTCCAAGTATCGCTCACGGGTTTCGTCAGCTTGAAATCGCCAGGAATTATTATGACTACATTCGAAATGATTAAATTCCCtgagaaaataatttaaaaaagaataattacttttaaaaatatctaaaatattatttagAATGTAAtatttcaaaacaaaaagaaagaaagaaagaaagaaatggttGCATTTGCTACGATTCCATGTACTTTCAATTATAGATCTTTTAGATCATATGTTTTCGGGAATTACATCTTTTAAATTGTTCGTTAAGGCTAACTCTTGTTTTACGGGTGTCGATAGGTGATGTGTGTTCCAAACGCTGATAACTCTCGGCAAAGATGTCACTTCCAAACTAAATCGTCCGACATATTCGTAGCACAACCACCACTCGGTGAATTAACATTTCGAGTCTAAATCTCTCCCCTTGTTTATTTATGTACGAGTTTTACTTCTCATGGATTTCTAGGAAAAAAGATATGCCAGTCTAGTAGTAGATAAACAACATTTGTAGGCGACCAATTAAACTAAGGATCATTCGAATGAGGATTAATGCATTACTAAAACCCGAAAAGCACTCACTGGATTACTTCCGTCGATGATAACAGCAAGTTATCGGACGGTAATAGTCGTATGTCGGGCGTGAACACAACGGATCGATTCAACGTACTTAAATTCTAAAGATCAATTGTACTTGGTTAATGCTTAAGCTCAGATAGCAATAGTTAAAACGCATGCCAGTCGGAAGTGGAACATAAGAGCATGCATGCACTGTGCCAACAAAACTATTGTCGCTACGATTGGCtgactataaaaaaaaatagcaTCGTAGTCATTGTGTTCCAACCAGAAGATGCAGAATCTTTAGCTGATGAACTGGTCTTCGGTCTAACAAACTCTCGGCACGAGCATGACATGATTCATCACAGCAAATATATCAGTCATTTTCAACTAGTATTGTATGCATTATGTCTCAAACATAAGGAAAATGaaaacagaaaaataataataataataataataataataataataataataataataataatacttgagTAATGTACAAAGTATATGTATACATCTTACTGTTGCCTTGATGTCATCAACCTTAGAGTTGACATGGTTCGATTTAGTCTCGAAGGCACAAAGTTGGTCCATGAGGCCCACGGGGGTCATGTGGGGGCGATCTGAGTGGGGAGTAGACCAAGTTGATGCGACCTGAGGTGTTGCTTATTCGTGGAGAGCGAATTCAACGTTGCCCCATGATGCGCTTTAGCCTTATCAAGGTTTCTTCATAAATAATCAGCATCGACGAGGATGTTCCCTACCTAACCCCTCTGATGGTAAAGTTAATAGAGAATTAAAAATAATCCAACCGCTCCCCTTAAGCCTTCGGGGTTGACTTTTATATTTGAGCGGTCGATGGAGTGAGGCTAACAATGAGTTAAGGTGCCCCTTACGTCGTCCAGGAGCTTATTAATATTGATGGTTGGTGGGCGTACCTCCTTGTGGGTGGCGTCAGGAAAAGACGACTACCAGAGTATCGTTTGTCAAGGCTAGTGCCTAAACAGGAAATAGTCCCTTGCACCATACATCCAAAAAGAGGAGAAGTAAAAACTATGTCATGCCACATGGGATTAATGCCCTTTTATCGTCGGGCGTGTGAGCCTTCCAGAAATTGTGATTGATGGGAGATGCCAAGTTGCACATAGCAGGTGACCCAAGAAAGAAAAAGGGGGTTGGGCTTCGCTACAGTGGGTTAATGCATCCTAGGATGGACTAATGCAACCCTCCCGGAGATCAAGACATGCAGAGATGGATTGTGCTCCTACCGAGGACAACAAAGGAAAAGCAGATGCTCTTTCGACAACGTCATTACGTATATGACAGTTCTTGAATGAGTTGATAATGTCATACTTGCATCGTTCCTTTTCCTATCACACCTGAAAGATTCAAGCATCGTCGATGCCGATTAGGATACGGATGTATGTGTAGCTCATGTAGTGTGCGTGTGTGTTTATATACTTACAGATGGCGACACGAAGATGTCGCAGTATAATAGGCTAAAGATCTCGTGACGATGCCAGGTCAGTGGGTGGTGGATGGAAGCAATTCATGGTTTCGTTGTGTGAGCACTCCTATCTCCTTGTGGCTCGGTGGGTTGTCAGCATGCCATTTAGGACAAACCATGCACGTACTCTTTGGATTCACGTGTCTCCACTTGTAATCATTGGCATGCAACAATCCACTAATTCACTTCTCAAGGGGTTTGTTTATCCTCGGCGCAGATATTTGTTTGGCCACAAATTAAGTTCAGCAAAATATGAACTCACACACAATCAAACCATTGTTCTTGGAGAAATGGATACTGGTCTCGAGCAAACAACTACTCGTGCAGCATGTCAACTATATATCTCGTTAGATTCAATCAACTACATTTTCTGTACCTACCTGTGATCAACATGAACTTTGAATTGGATCTGCAAGGAGAACAAATTTTCCACATCCTCAAGTTATGTTTCAtataacatatgtatatatatatgttcagttGGAGTTTGGGATTATGATGCTAGTTAAGAATGTTTTGGGAACATAGGCGTTGTGTTATCCGGCCCTGGCCTTGTGAACTTGCCTTCTTTTGGCCCATGGATCATCTTCCATTTTCTTTTTCCACTCTGCACATTTAAGCAGGCTAGCTAGTCAATGATCGCCTGTGTTCCCACGTTTAATAGTCTGTGTTTTGTGACATGTTCAGCAAGTTTCTATTGATCATTTCACCGTTCGACGCGGGCAGGCCAATGATTGCTACTTACAAGCGGTAGAACATCAGGAGCATGCATGTGGAACGATCGACGCAt includes:
- the LOC103986065 gene encoding transcription factor bHLH61-like isoform X1, which produces MTSREQKKGVLHERLQLLRSVANSSAPSKASIIVDALKYIEELKQNIEACKRDLAEESCLPMVTVETLEKGFLINVFCDKNRPGLLVSVLEAFEELGLEVLDASISCADSFRLEAVGGEPQNESVDAQMVRQVVVQAVKKCAES
- the LOC103986065 gene encoding transcription factor bHLH61-like isoform X2 is translated as MLWFLAANLLTLPPTTLSKRYYLAILPSKASIIVDALKYIEELKQNIEACKRDLAEESCLPMVTVETLEKGFLINVFCDKNRPGLLVSVLEAFEELGLEVLDASISCADSFRLEAVGGEPQNESVDAQMVRQVVVQAVKKCAES